A segment of the Parasynechococcus marenigrum WH 8102 genome:
GTCATGGCCATGCAGGCCTCCATCGGCCAGGTGATGCATCACCCCCTCGGCGTGTTTTCGCTGCTGGTGGCGATCAGTGCGGCGGTGCCGCCCCTCATCCGCCGGATCGGTTTGCCGGACCTGGTGGGGTTGCTGGTTGCGGGCGTCGTGGTGGGACCACACGCCCTCAACTGGGTGGACAGCGGCAGCGAAACAGTGCGGTTGCTCTCCGATCTGGGGGCGGTGTACCTGCTGTTCACCATGGGGCTGGAAATTGATCTGGAGGAGTTCAACCGGGTCAAACGCCGCTCCTTCATCTATGGCCTGTTGATCCTTCTGATCGGTGTGGGTACCGGCGTCAGCATCGGCCTGTTGGCCGGGTTCGCCTCCGTCTCCTGCCTGTTGCTGGGGGCCCTGATGGCCACCCACACGCCGCTGGGCTATCCGATCGTCCGCAGTTACGGCGCTCAGAAGGATGAGTCGGTGGTGGTGAGTGTCGGCAGCACGATCTTCACCGACATCGTGGCGTTGCTGCTGCTGGCGGTGGGCCTGGGCCTCGGCCAAGGCGATCTCAGCGGAGTTGGCCTGGGCCTGTTGTTGCTGAGGATCGGCCTGTTCGCTGTGCTGGTGGTGGTGGGCATCCGCTGGCTGGGGCGACGGCTGGTGCTGCGCGGCATCAATGACGAAAACCGCATGGTGCTGGCGGTGCTGGTGGCGCTGTTCCTGGCGTCCCTGGGGGCCGAGTTGGCGGGGGTGGAAAAAATTGTCGGTGCCTTCCTGGCCGGCCTCGCCGTGAATTCGGTGCTGCCTGAGGGACGGGTGAAGGAGCAGGTGATTTTCGTCGGTGGTGTGCTGTTCATCCCGATCTTCTTCATCGATCTGGGTCTGCTGCTTGATGTGGGCAGCCTCGGGGCCAGCCTCAGCAATTACCAGTTCACCGGTCTGATGCTGGTGGGGGCCATCGGCGGCAAGGGTCTGGCCTCCTGGATCAGCGGCGCATTGTTCGGCTACCGCCGCCCGCAGATCCTGATGATGTGGTCGCTGACCATGCCCAAGGTGGCGGCGACCCTGGCCACGGCCTTCATCGGCTTCCAGGCGGGGCTGCTCAACCAGACGGTGCTCAACGCGGTGCTGGCGGTGATGGTGGTGACGGCCACCCTCGGACCGATCCTGACGGAGCGTTCGGTCACCCGTCTGAACGAGGCGCGTCAGGGCACGCTTCCCGCCAGCTTCGGGGAGGAGGTTTCCGCTCTGGATGGGGTCAGCGAAGTGGTGCAACGGCCACTACGGATCGTGGTGCCCGTGGCGAATCCCAGCAATGAGCAGGGGCTGATCACCATGGCCTCAAGATTGCTGCGGGGCTCCGCCGGTGGCGACGGTCTGTTGCTGCCCCTGGCGATGGTGAACCCAAGTTTGGAGGAGGTGCGCGGCGGTCTGAACCGGGCGGTGGCGGCGGCCCGCTCCCGGCTGAGGGTGGCGGAGTCGATCGGAGCCGATCTGCAGGTGCCCACCCGCACGCTGTTGCGGCTGGATGAGGACGTGGCCGGTGGCATGAGCCGCACGGCGCTGGAACAGGCAGCGGATCTGCTGCTGATCGGTGCCGGCCGCCAGGACCAGCTGCGGGCCTGGTTGATGGGCGACATCGTGGATGGCGTGTGCAGAACAGCCCACTGCCCTGTTGTGGTGGTGAACCTTGGCCGTCATGCCGATGCGGCAATGCATCGCATCCTGGTGCCGATCAAGGACCTCTCCGCCAGTGCCCGTGAGCAGGTGGAATTGGCCCTGCGGGTGATCAACAGCGCCCCGGAGAACCAACGCACCCGGATCACGCTGCTGCACGTGCATGATCCCCGCTTCAGCGGATCGGATCGGCAGTGGATGGAGGAACAGTTGATCCGCTGGCGACCGGCCGGGATCCCCGCTGATCGCTTCCACATCGTGATCGTGCGGGGGCCCGGCATAGATGGGTCCATCCATCGCCTCAGCCGCGACCACGACCTGGTGATCCTGCGCACCCAACGCCGGCGTGTCGCCGGACTGCCAATTCCCGGCAGCGATCGCACCAGCAAGTTGATCAGTCAGTTGCCCTGCGCGTCGATGGTGATCAGCGATCCGCTGGTCTGAACTGTTGCGTTGGAGGGGAACCCCCCGACGGTTGTTCGGTTAAGAACGCGTCAAGACGGGATTAGCGTGACGGAATGGCCGCGCTGCTCTCCAGTTTGCGCCATCGCCCGCTTTGGCAGGTGTGCGGCTTGGGCCTGGCCGTGGGATTGCTGGTGTCGGTGCCGTTGGCTCGGCGTCATCCCCTGGCTGGTTGGTGGGGCCTTGGCATCGGCGAAGTGGTAGTGCTGGGGCAGGACGCGGGTGGCAGCAACACCGACACGATCTTCACGTTGAAGGTGAAGCCCGGCAGCACGCGCATCACGCAGATTCCCCGCGACAGTTACATCAACCCGGATGGATTCGGGGCGATGAAGATCAATGGATTGCTGAGGCGCGGTGGACCAGAGGCGGTGGAGCGGGAGCTGACGCGGCTGATGAACCGGCCGGTGCGCCATCACGTGGTGGTGTCGCTTCAGACGTTGCCGTTGCTGGCCAATTTGGTGGGCGGCATTGAAGTGGACGTGCCCAAACGGCTGTATTACGTGGATCGCAGCCAGGATCTGGTGATTGACCTGCAGCCAGGGCGTCAGGTGTTGAGCGGCAAGGCGTTGGAGGGATTTCTGCGTTGGCGTAACGACGGATATGGCGATTTCGGACGTCTGGAACGGCAGCAACTGGCGTTGAAGGGTTTGGCGAATCGTTTGCGGCAGCCGCAGAATCTTTTGAAGCTGCCGCTGTTGCTGGGCGTCGTGCGCACGCAGGTGCAAACCGACCTCAATCCGCTGCAGATGGCTGGTCTAGCCACGGGATTGATCTGCACTGATCTCGATGCACATCGATTGCAAGCGAGACCCTTCAGTCGCGGTGGCATCAGTTACCTGGAAACCACCTGGCCGAATTGATCAAACCAGCAGGTTGAGCGAGCGCACCACACGGCCGCAGAGGTCATCCACCTTCTCCCAGCGGTCTTCGTTGACGCTGGTGGCCAAGGTGTAGAGGCGGCCCCGATCCACAACCACCGTCGCCAGCTCGTGGCGGTCGCGGTCTTCCAGGTGCACCGCGTATTCCAGGTCGTAAAAGGTATGGCCATTCATCTCGCGCTCCTGCGCTTCCACCAGCTCAGCAGTACGGCCACTGCCGGCGGTGGCGATCACCTCACGGCGTAGGCGCTCTCCCACCGCAACAGCACTGCCCAGTTCGGTGAGGTCGTTGTTCTCATCCACCTTGTTCACCATCAGGCTCACAGTCTCATCGCCGTGGATCAGGTCGTGAAACACCACCCGCGGTCCATTGCTTACCTGCACCTGGGTCCAACCGGTGGGATAAAGGAAGGCGAAACGACCATCGGGGCTCTGATACGACTGCAGGCCTGCGGTTGGTCCAGCCGCACATGCTCCCAAAGCCATCGTCAGGATCCCGCAGACGAGCAGTCGGGAGAGGGAGCGGAGCAGCTGCATCAAAAGCGGAGCAGATCGGTGCATTCTGCCTAGAGTCCGCACCATCGGCGGCAGACCTCTGAGCGGCTTCACAAGACCGTTGGCCCGGCTGATCGATCAGTTTGAGAGGCTCCCAGGGATTGGCCCGCGCACGGCGCAACGGCTTGCTTTGCATCTGCTGAACCAGCCAGAGGAGCAGATCCGCCAGTTTGCTGATGCCCTGCTGGCGGCCCGCACACAAGTGGGGCAATGCCAGACCTGCTTTCATCTGTCGGCCGATCCGGAATGCGAGATCTGCCGCAACCCGGAGCGCCGCAACGGTTTGATCTGTGTGGTGGCCGATTCCCGAGACCTGCTGGCCCTGGAGCGCACACGAGAGTTCCAAGGCCGGTATCACGTTCTTGGTGGTTTGATCTCGCCGATGGATGGCATCGGCCCGGAATTGCTCCATGTGACCCCGCTGGTGGCCAGGATCAATCAGGAGGACATCACTGAGGTGATCCTGGCACTGACTCCCAGCGTGGAGGGGGACACCACCAGCCTTTATCTGGCTCGTTTGCTCAAGCCGTTTTGTCCCGTGAGCCGCATCGCCTATGGCCTGCCGATGGGGAGTGAACTGGAGTACGCCGACGAGGTCACTCTCAGCCGGGCCCTGGAGGGCCGGCGCCCGCTGGACTGACCTTTCAAGGTGAATTACTAGTAACTTTCTATAGAAAGTGCGGTGTTGCAGGCAACACCGTCAGGATTCCGTGATGATTGACTCGCCGGTGACATCGCTCCGGGCGGGTGCACCCTCCCAGGTTGCCGGCCCCCCCCCCGCTGACGTCCCTCCCGCCAGAATAAAAGGGAAGGTCAGATGGCATGAGCAAATACAGCACCATTGCTCCGACGGAACGACTGCCGGAGTGGCTGCGGCGACCGATCGGCGATGCATCTGCGCTCGAGCGGGTGCAGGGATTGGTCAAGCAGAACCGGTTGCACACCATCTGCGAGGAGGGGCGTTGCCCCAACCGCGGTGAGTGTTATGCAGCTGGCACAGCCACGTTTTTGCTGGGTGGTTCGATCTGCACCCGCAGCTGTGCCTTCTGCCAGGTGGAGAAGGGCCAAGCACCCATGGCGGTGGACCCTGCTGAGGCGCAGCGGGTGGCTGATGCGGTGGAGGCGATGCAGCTGCGTTATGTGGTGCTCACGGCCGTCGCCCGTGATGACCTGGCTGATCACGGTGCAGCTCTCTTCACTACAACGATGGAGGCGATCCGCGCCCGCAATCCGCTGATTGCCATCGAGGTGTTGACGCCGGATTTCTGGGGTGGCTGTCCCGATCCACAACAGGCTGTTGCCGCGCAGCGTGAGCGGCTGTCCACCGTGCTCGCGGCTGACCCCGTGTGCTTCAACCACAACCTGGAAACCGTCCAACGCCTGCAAGGTGAGGTACGGCGCGGTGCCACCTACGAGCGATCCCTCGGGCTGCTGGCGGCGTGCCGGGAGCTGGCTCCAACGATTCCCACCAAATCAGGGTTGATGCTGGGCCTTGGCGAGAGCCGTGATGAGGTGATTGCTGCGATGCGGGATCTGCGGGCTGTGGATTGTCAGCGCCTCACCCTCGGCCAGTACCTGCGTCCGTCCTTGGCTCACATCCCAGTGGATCGCTATTGGACGCCGGAGGAGTTTGACGAACTCGGTGCTGTGGCCCGCGATCTTGGGTTCGCCCAGGTGCGCAGTGGTCCGCTGGTGCGCAGCAGTTATCACGCTGCCGATTGACGCCAGCTCCGCAGGCTCCGCTCCAGCACCTGCTCCACCGAACCACTCATCAGCGCACCGGCGCCACCCCACACCATTCGCAACGGCAGATCCCACAGGGCTGCTGCCACATCCCGCTCCAGCTGAAAGCCCCGCTGGCGGAAATAACGCACCAGCCGGCTGTGCTGGCGTT
Coding sequences within it:
- the psbP gene encoding photosystem II reaction center PsbP, coding for MQLLRSLSRLLVCGILTMALGACAAGPTAGLQSYQSPDGRFAFLYPTGWTQVQVSNGPRVVFHDLIHGDETVSLMVNKVDENNDLTELGSAVAVGERLRREVIATAGSGRTAELVEAQEREMNGHTFYDLEYAVHLEDRDRHELATVVVDRGRLYTLATSVNEDRWEKVDDLCGRVVRSLNLLV
- a CDS encoding LCP family protein → MAALLSSLRHRPLWQVCGLGLAVGLLVSVPLARRHPLAGWWGLGIGEVVVLGQDAGGSNTDTIFTLKVKPGSTRITQIPRDSYINPDGFGAMKINGLLRRGGPEAVERELTRLMNRPVRHHVVVSLQTLPLLANLVGGIEVDVPKRLYYVDRSQDLVIDLQPGRQVLSGKALEGFLRWRNDGYGDFGRLERQQLALKGLANRLRQPQNLLKLPLLLGVVRTQVQTDLNPLQMAGLATGLICTDLDAHRLQARPFSRGGISYLETTWPN
- the lipA gene encoding lipoyl synthase; the protein is MSKYSTIAPTERLPEWLRRPIGDASALERVQGLVKQNRLHTICEEGRCPNRGECYAAGTATFLLGGSICTRSCAFCQVEKGQAPMAVDPAEAQRVADAVEAMQLRYVVLTAVARDDLADHGAALFTTTMEAIRARNPLIAIEVLTPDFWGGCPDPQQAVAAQRERLSTVLAADPVCFNHNLETVQRLQGEVRRGATYERSLGLLAACRELAPTIPTKSGLMLGLGESRDEVIAAMRDLRAVDCQRLTLGQYLRPSLAHIPVDRYWTPEEFDELGAVARDLGFAQVRSGPLVRSSYHAAD
- a CDS encoding cation:proton antiporter domain-containing protein, whose product is MLGSPIGPTVMAMQASIGQVMHHPLGVFSLLVAISAAVPPLIRRIGLPDLVGLLVAGVVVGPHALNWVDSGSETVRLLSDLGAVYLLFTMGLEIDLEEFNRVKRRSFIYGLLILLIGVGTGVSIGLLAGFASVSCLLLGALMATHTPLGYPIVRSYGAQKDESVVVSVGSTIFTDIVALLLLAVGLGLGQGDLSGVGLGLLLLRIGLFAVLVVVGIRWLGRRLVLRGINDENRMVLAVLVALFLASLGAELAGVEKIVGAFLAGLAVNSVLPEGRVKEQVIFVGGVLFIPIFFIDLGLLLDVGSLGASLSNYQFTGLMLVGAIGGKGLASWISGALFGYRRPQILMMWSLTMPKVAATLATAFIGFQAGLLNQTVLNAVLAVMVVTATLGPILTERSVTRLNEARQGTLPASFGEEVSALDGVSEVVQRPLRIVVPVANPSNEQGLITMASRLLRGSAGGDGLLLPLAMVNPSLEEVRGGLNRAVAAARSRLRVAESIGADLQVPTRTLLRLDEDVAGGMSRTALEQAADLLLIGAGRQDQLRAWLMGDIVDGVCRTAHCPVVVVNLGRHADAAMHRILVPIKDLSASAREQVELALRVINSAPENQRTRITLLHVHDPRFSGSDRQWMEEQLIRWRPAGIPADRFHIVIVRGPGIDGSIHRLSRDHDLVILRTQRRRVAGLPIPGSDRTSKLISQLPCASMVISDPLV
- the recR gene encoding recombination mediator RecR; translation: MARLIDQFERLPGIGPRTAQRLALHLLNQPEEQIRQFADALLAARTQVGQCQTCFHLSADPECEICRNPERRNGLICVVADSRDLLALERTREFQGRYHVLGGLISPMDGIGPELLHVTPLVARINQEDITEVILALTPSVEGDTTSLYLARLLKPFCPVSRIAYGLPMGSELEYADEVTLSRALEGRRPLD